ACTTCATTTCGaccctttttattttaaagaacagaaaaggGAACCATGAAAACAAGCCCACATTATTTCACATAAACTACAGTTTACGGTTTGCTGTGAGAAATGCTTTAtggagagacaaacagaaaactATTTCCATAAAAATGTGTAACTCGGAGTATATTCAATGCTCTGTCATATTCAGTTTTAGGATCATTACTTTAACCAACAAAAACAGTGccttataaaaatattgtgcaATATGGATTTTTAGGATTGAATTATCTccattaattttctttaatgtgaCTCACCTTTGTATTTCTCCATCTAAGAATTTTCTCAACAGGAAACACACCATTGTACATGTCATGATTGcaatctggaaaaaaagatgatacTGAGAACTTTCTAACCATTAAAACTTTGAgaattacagctttacaaagATTAGCTCATATTTTGTAATGCCAGGTCAATATTGAACCACTCAGtctaaatctatttaaaatgcaaaaagttTACCTGACATCTTCCGTTTACGTGAAAGTGAATTTAATCCTTTTGGTAAGTCTTCACTTGCACTGGATGAACCTTCATCACACTCCACACTATCAACTCTACGTGCAATCAATGACTTTGACTGGGTCCACTTTTCTGCTGGCTGGTTTTTGCTAGCGGCAGTTGGAAAAACTGAATCTTCTGTCCCATCATCTGACTGCCTAAAACTTTCACTTGATTCAGTCCCTGAACTGGAAGCCTGGCATTCCATGACAAGTTCTGTATAGCTGTTAGATACAGATTCCTTATTTAACATGGATGCATTCCTGGTTGTGCCTGTAGATGGTTTATTAGAGCTCCCTGTAAATGGTGTGGGTTCCACGACTGAGGACAGGTTCTTGGATGGCCCCACAGAGCTCACACTGTTTTTATCATCTAGCAACAACGAACCTTTAGGAAATAATGCAGCTTCCAGCTGAGCCTCTGAAATTCTCTCCAAGCGAACCTCCACCTTGGCCTTTAGTTCTTTAGGCACTGGAAATGAATGGGAGGGGCTGGGGATATCTTGCTGACCAATCTCAGAAACATGACCATGGGCATGGATCCGCTTGTGTATGTTCCAGCCACACCGAGTAGCAAACATGTGATCACAGAGGTAGCATTTATATGGGAATGGCTTCTTCAATGCAGGGGGTACACGCCGATTGTGACTGGCCAGGGTCCTCAGACTGGTGAACGTCTGTCCACACCTGTTGCACTTAGGCTTGCTGAAGCACTTGTGGCTCTTAAACTCTGTCCTTTCCTGAAACTTTGTCCCACAGTCAGTGCAGGTGTACCCACATGAAGCCACTGGTGAATTCTTTTTCAGCTTGTGTTGTTGCTCTGGGCATTGGCCTGAAGTGCAGCACAGACAAGGTTTCTGGCTACTCAGGAGGTGCCTGtcacggagtgtgtgtgttacactgttgCTTTGTGTGGcagtatttcttttttgcatgtattttttcTTTGACACCACTGCCCTCTTTCCCTGTGACCTATTACTCAGAATTAGACTGTCTGTGCTAGAGGATGGTTTCTGGGGGCTGGCCACTGAAAGGGCTTGGATTGGAGAGTTTGGCAGCACTTTGGTCTCTCTGGCAGAGGTTTGATGCGCTGAGACTGTATGAGATGTAGATGGACGACCTCTTTTATGTCTACCCTCTAACTGAGTCACCTGGGCCTCTGGGACAGATGTTTGATGCTTTGAGACTGTATGGGATGTAGATGGACGACCTCTTTTATGTCTAACTTCTAACTGAGTCACCTGAGCCTCTGGGACAgatgtttctgtaaaaaaaaaaaaaaaaaatgcaaagaaaaaaacagctgtatTATCCAATAGACAAACAAATTTTTTAGGCAATATCTAGTCAGATATTTTATACAAACAGTGGATATAagaagtctacacacccttgttaaaatggcaaggttttgtgatgaaaaaaaatttaagaagataaatcatgtcagaacttttctcaccctcaatatgaaattacaacatataaaaattaagtgaaaaacaaccagaaatattttagggaaaaataaaaaaaaagatacaataaGCttgttgcataaatgtgcacccccttttatattttcaatataattatataattatcataGTAAtcatcatacagctgtcatcaattaaattattctgattaatcccGAATAAAAggtcagctgtttctgtaagattttcttttcttatcttCTTGgattcatctgactgctgaagccatggtctacAAAGAGCTATAAAAAAtcctgtacagggtctcactgtcgAAAGGAATTGATCAGAACAGGgatacaaaaaaatttccaatacattagatgtaccatggaacaccgtgaaggccatcatcaacaagtggagaaaatggagcaccacagtgacatcatcaagaacgggacgtccctccaaattttacaaaaggacaagacaaaaacttataagggaggctgccaagagacctacagcaacattaaaggagctgcaggaataccTGACAAGTACTGactactctctgcatgtgacaacaatctctcgtattcttcccatgtctgggctatgggtaGGGTttctagacggaagccctttctcacaaaaaacatccaagcccaactaaatcaccccaaaccatgtggcaaaatgtgttatggtctgacaggaccaattccaaaaggtaaaataattcaataattccaaaaggtgtgtttggtgcaaaaaaaaaaaacaacaaaaaaaaacacaccaacaaaagaacaccatacccactgtGAAgaatggtggtggcagcatcatgctttagggctgcttttcttcagccagaactgaaggtttatcaaggtggagggaatcatgaatagctacaaataccagccaATTTTAGTGTAATACATTCCGTTGTCTGCTTGTAAGCTAAAGGAATTCCACCTTTCAGTATGACgacgacccaaagcatacatccaattcaacaaaggaatggcttaaccaaaagaagttgaatgtttctgaatgacctagccagagcccagacatgaatccaactaaaaatctgtggggtgacctgaagtggtCTGTGCACAGGAAACGCCCTTACAATTTGacagatctagaatgttttttgaagaaagaatgggaaaatattgccCCATTGCCTCACTGTGTGGATTTGGATGCATGTATtggatcactgtcctgctggaagatccaACAATGACCCAGTTGAAGCTTCTTGTCAGAGTCACCCAGATTCTCCTTTAAAATCTACTGCTACTTCACTGAATCcataattctgtttttcttaACAGGGTTCACAGGGCAACTGAAGGAAAAGTAACTCCACAAGAGCACAGATCCTCTGTCATAATTAACAATGGGAGTGTTTGCTGCCAAAACATTCTATTTTTGTCTCCTCTGGTCAAAGAACCCAGTTCCAGTTGTAGTGTCTAGCAGTTATGTTTGTGGCTATAGATGAACTAAAAGGCTTCCTGGCATGGCTTCAAATTACTTTACTGGCATGGATGTGGCATCTTATAAATAAAGAGCCACCTTCTGCAACTCTTCATTTGTTATCCTTGGAGAAATGTTTTCCTCTCTAACCATCCTCCTCACTGTGCATGGGGGCAAAATACACTTACATTCTCTTCCAGGCAGGTTCATTACAGCTCCGCTTGCTAAACTTCTTAATTATTGACCTAACAGTTGATATGGATATTTTTACGTGTAGCTATATACGAACACACTTTTatctcatttcatttgtgtattcTCTAATCTTCCTCATTTTGAAGAATGACCAATTTGGTCTCTTTGCCACCTCAAATTTATACTCCTGTTAAACAAGAAGGCATCAATGACCACTTAATACTTCCTAAATACTCAGCTGAacttaaagtaaatataaatggaaaaatgccAATAAGAATAAATTTCTTAGAATAAATTTGCTTCAATTAAAAGGTTTTCAGTGTAATATTAAGCTatttaaccacaaagacatttgtgcccacaacttttttttaaaacccatcTTTAATGTGTACATGTTTTGACACCTCCACTCAAGCAAATGGAAACAGTCCTAGACATATTGGATACTGAATTGTAAAATACCTATGATACAGTAAATatggatatttatatatacagagagagattaCAGATATGTAGTGGTGCATGACCACAATGAAAAGTTAGTACACATTCTTTTCACTTTGTGTATGTACAAGATGACATTTTCACATCAGTTTCAGAAACAATCCAATTTGTACATCACAGATCTAATCTGATTGTACAATTTTAATGTAGCAAGGAAACTAAAGCTTTACCCCGTGTTGTAATTTCTGGAGCTGCTTGTTCAAGACCTGATACGCTGTTCTGTCCGGTGTCCGTTTCCTCAACTGTGGCATCTTCAGATATTTGCACTTCACCCTACAACAATACAAAGTACTTTAACAGAAAGTTTAGGGCACATGACGCATATTGGTTGTTATGGTTAAAACCTAATTAGAACTGCAACACAATGTCAAgatttaataattgaaaaaatataaagattCCAAACATCCCTACtaaataatgcaataaatacacacGAGTACCTTTCCGTCTGCTAATGTAGCACGAAAACTAAAAGCAAGTGCTGTGCTGTTTCATTAATGCCCAACTGTGTAATCACTAAAATTAtctaacaaataaaattaaaacgtCCAAGTACATTCAGAGtgaaaaatgatataattgTTTTGTATCTATGAGAAATTAGCTATGAGAAATTAGCACATCAATTACTACATTACAATTAATATAGCTAATTTCCAAGTCAGCCACTAGGTTAAAGAAAACCTCCAGCAGGCTGCAGCTAAACCAAAGCGTAACACATTTAAGACAATTTCCCAGGTTATTTTCTCACCTTGTTTCTATTTTAACGTTATTTGTGAACATGATTCAGCTCAAAACAGTCTGGACCAGAGAGCATATCAAAAGACATATGGGGAAATCTCAAACACAGATCTGCTACAAACTAGAGACAGcctgtttcattttaaaacatttgtgcaaGCTTTGCTACTCCAAGTAAAATGTATGATTCTATGAGTGTGACAGGTGTAATGCAGCTGTGAAGTCAGCATCACACCTATTTTGAGCTTAAATCGCAAGTGGCTTATTTTTTGTGCGACATATTTAGTGGCTTTCAAAATTACTGAATGTAAAAATCTGGCATGTGAAAGTTACACCAACAGCATGGCCTAT
This sequence is a window from Pangasianodon hypophthalmus isolate fPanHyp1 chromosome 3, fPanHyp1.pri, whole genome shotgun sequence. Protein-coding genes within it:
- the zgc:66472 gene encoding zinc finger protein 813 — translated: MEVEDPISAKFRTIVEALMIKTTSEIVKVFADVMLETRMEISRSWREIDDLKQELEQREKQRAESNFRSQMTQVTFKTEEDDVVVSQQSPVILESTESRGEVQISEDATVEETDTGQNSVSGLEQAAPEITTRETSVPEAQVTQLEVRHKRGRPSTSHTVSKHQTSVPEAQVTQLEGRHKRGRPSTSHTVSAHQTSARETKVLPNSPIQALSVASPQKPSSSTDSLILSNRSQGKRAVVSKKKYMQKRNTATQSNSVTHTLRDRHLLSSQKPCLCCTSGQCPEQQHKLKKNSPVASCGYTCTDCGTKFQERTEFKSHKCFSKPKCNRCGQTFTSLRTLASHNRRVPPALKKPFPYKCYLCDHMFATRCGWNIHKRIHAHGHVSEIGQQDIPSPSHSFPVPKELKAKVEVRLERISEAQLEAALFPKGSLLLDDKNSVSSVGPSKNLSSVVEPTPFTGSSNKPSTGTTRNASMLNKESVSNSYTELVMECQASSSGTESSESFRQSDDGTEDSVFPTAASKNQPAEKWTQSKSLIARRVDSVECDEGSSSASEDLPKGLNSLSRKRKMSDCNHDMYNGVFPVEKILRWRNTKGRNEVRIKWMPCSLCGAKWKNTWEPAESFISYKDGKNEETGNIYKQN